A stretch of DNA from Streptomyces venezuelae:
CCGGCAAGCAGGTCGTGGTCATGCTCGTGGCCGCCTGGGGCTTCTGGCAGTGGAACCGCGGCCGGCAGCAGGCCCAGGACGGCACCATCGCCGTCCGGTTCGCCAGCTGGACCGAACGCGGCCTGCTGGCCGGCGCCGCCGCCCTCGGCACCGTCGCCGTGGCCCTGCTGTTCACCGCCTACCCGTCGCTGTCCTGGGACCCCTGGCCGGACGCCTACATCTTCGTCGGCACCGTCGTCGCCATGTACGCCCAGTCGCGCGGTCTGGTCGAGTTCTGGTTCGCCTGGCTGCTGGTCGACCTCGTCGGCGTCCCCCTCAACTTCGCCAACGGCTACGCGTTCTCCGGCTTCGTCTACATCCTCTACGGCGCGCTCGTCCTGTGGGGCATGCGCGACTGGTGGCTCCGTTCCCGTACCCACACCGCCCAGGCCCTCGAAGGAGCAACGGCATGACCACCGACGAGTTCTTCGCGCTCGACCCCGTCGAGCAGGCCATCCGGGACATCGCGGCCGGTCGGCCGGTCGTCGTCGTGGACGACGAGGACCGCGAGAACGAGGGCGACCTCGTCATCGCCGCCGAGAAGGCCACCCCCGAGATCGTCGCCTTCATGATGAGCGAGTGCCGCGGCCTGATCTGCGCCCCGATGGAGAGCGACGAGCTGGAGCGCCTGGAGCTCCCGCAGATGGTCGGCAACAACACCGAGTCGATGAAGACCGCCTTCACCGTCTCCGTGGACGCCTCCGCCGCCCACGGGGTCAGCACCGGCATCTCCGCCGCCGACCGGGCCACCACCCTCCGGCTGCTCGCGAACGGCACCTCGGAGCCCTCCGACTTCGTCCGCCCCGGCCATGTCTTCCCGCTGCGCGCCAAGCCCGGCGGCGTCCTGACCCGCAACGGCCACACCGAGGCCGCCGTCGACCTGGCCCGCCTCGCGGGCCTGCGCCCGGCCGGCGCGATCGTCGAGATCGCCGGCGAGGACGGGGTCATGCTGCGGCTGCCCGAACTCATCCCGTTCGCCCGCAAGCACGGCCTGACGATCATCTCCATCGAGGACCTGATCGCCTACCGTCGCTCCGCCGAGCCCACCGTCCGCCGCGAGGCCGAGGTCAGCCTGCCGACCGCGTTCGGCGAGTTCACCGCGTACGGCTACCGCTCCACCGTGGACGGGGTCGAGCACATCGCCCTGGTCCACGGCGAGATCGGCGACGGCGAGGACATCGTCGTCCGCATGCACTCCGAATGCCTGACCGGCGACATCTTCCACTCCCTGCGCTGCGACTGCGGCCCCCAGCTGCACGCCTCCATGGAGCGGATCCGGCAGGCCGGCCGCGGCGTCGTGGTCTACCTCCGCGGACACGAGGGCCGGGGCATCGGCCTGGTCTCCAAGCTCCGCGCGTACGAACTCCAGGAGCGGGGCCGCGACACCCTCGACGCCAACCTCGAGCTCGGCCTGCCCGCCGACGCCCGTGACTACGGCGCCGGCGCCCAGATCCTCGCCGACCTGGGAGTCCACAGCGTCCGGCTGCTGACCAACAACCCCGACAAGGCCGCCGCCCTGATCCGGCACGGCATCGTGGTCGCCGAGCGCGAGGCCATGCCCGTCGAGGCGGGCGAGCACAATCTGCGGTACCTGCGCACCAAGCGGGACCGGATGGGGCACGACCTGCCCTGGCTGGACGCGGCCATGTCCGCGTCCACCTGCGGAAACCAGTAACCACACCGATCAGAGAAGTACCCGTACAACGCACCGAGGAGAGCTGTGAGCGGCAAGGGCGCACCCGAACTGAGCGTGAAGAACTGTGGCGACCTCCGGGTCGCGGTCATCGCGGCCCAGTGGCACGAGAAGGTCATGGACGGACTGGTGGACGGCGCCCTGCGCGCCCTCCACGAGCTCGGCATCGACGAGCCCACCGTGCTGCGGGTCCCGGGCAGCTTCGAGCTCCCGGTGGTGGCGAAGGTACTCGCCGGCCGCGGCTACGATGCCATCGTCGCCCTCGGCGTGGTCATCCGCGGCGGCACCCCCCACTTCGACTACGTGTGCCAGGGCGTCACCCAGGGCCTGGTGCAGGTATCGCTCGAGACCGGAGTCCCCGTCGGCTTCGGCGTTCTGACCTGCGACAACGAGGAGCAGGCACTGGACCGTGCCGGACTCGAAGGGTCGAACGAGGACAAGGGGCACGAAGCGGTCACCGCCGCCGTCTCCACCGCAATGACCCTGCGGACGGTCAGCGAACCCTGGCGCTAGCGGCGCGGGGAAACCCCGTATTCTGAGGACCATCATGGCGAACGAAACCTCCAAGACCTTCGAGGAGCTCTTCTCCGAGCTCCAGGCCAAGGCCGACGGCGACCCGAGCACCTCCCGCACCGCAGAGCTGGTCGGCAAGGGCGTCCATGCCATCGGCAAGAAGGTCGTGGAGGAGGCCGCAGAGGTCTGGATGGCCGCGGAGTACGAGGGCAAGGAAGCCGCCGCCGAGGAGATCTCGCAGCTGCTGTACCACGTCCAGGTGATGATGGTCGCCCGCGGGATCTCCCTCGACGACGTCTACAAGCACCTCTGAGCAGCCGGCCCCTCCCCTCCCTCCCCGCACCACCCGTCCGCTCCGCACAGCACCACCATTTACGCGAACAAAGGAACCGTCCTCATGCTGCGCATCGCCGTCCCCAACAAGGGTTCACTCTCCGGGCCTGCGTCGGAGATGCTCCATGAGGCCGGCTACCGGCAGCGCAAGGAATCCAAGGAACTCGTCACGGTCGACCCCGACAACGAGGTCGAGTTCTTCTACCTGCGCCCCAAGGACATCGCCATCTACGTGGCGTCCGGCAAGCTCGACATCGGCATCACCGGCCGTGACCTGCTCCTGGACTCCGGCGCCAACGCGGAGGAGATCCTCCCGCTGAACTTCGGGCGCTCCACCTTCCGCTATGCCACCAAGCCCGGCACCGCGAAGGGCCCCGAGGACTTCCAGGGGATGACGATCGCCACCTCGTACGAGGGGATCGTCGCCAAGCACCTCGCCGACCAGGGCATCGACGCCTCCGTCGTGCACCTGGACGGCGCGGTCGAGACCGCCATCCAGCTCGGCGTCGCCGAGATCATCGCGGACGTGGTGGAAACCGGCACCAGCCTGCGCAACGCCGGCCTGCACGTCATCGGCGAGCCCATCCTGAAGTCCGAGGCCGTGGTCATCCGCCGCAACGGCGCCGATGCCGACAACCCGCAGGTCCAGCAGTTCCTGCGGCGCCTCCAGGGCGTCCTGGTCGCCCGGACCTACGTGATGATGGACTACGACTGCCGCGCCGAGCACCTCGAGCGCGCCGTCGCCCTCACCCCGGGCCTGGAGTCCCCGACCGTCTCCCCGCTGCACAACGAGGGCTGGGTCGCCGTCCGCGCCATGGTCCCCGCCAAGGACGCCCAGCGGATCATGGACGACCTCTACGAGCTCGGCGCCCGCGCGATCCTGACCACCTCGATCCACGCCTGCCGCCTCTGATGAGCGCCGACCAGCCGCCCGTGCCGGCCACCCCCGCCACCCCCGCCACGCCCGTTCCGCCGGCCCTCCCGGCCCTGCCCGTCACCTTCCGGCCGACCCGTACCCGGGTGGTCCTGCTGGGCGTCGGCGCGGCCATGTTCGCGACCATCACCGTGGTAGCGCTGATGCTGGAGCGCCTCACCACCGGCGAGCGGATCAGCTTCGTCTTCGTGGCCGTACTGCTCAGCTCCGTCCTGGTGCTGCTGTCCCGCCCCAAGGTGGTCGCCGACGAATCCGGCGTCACCGTGGTCAACCTCACCACCACCCGCCGGCTGGAGTGGGCGGAGATCCTCCGCGTCAACCTCCGCCAGGGCGACCCCTGGGTGTTCCTGGACCTCAGCGACGGCACCAGCCTGCCCGCCCTGGGCATCCAGCCCGGCGTGGCCCGCAACCAGGCGATCGCCGACGCCCGGGCCCTGCGCGGCCTGGCCGAGACCCGCGGCACCGGCTCGCGCGAAAACTGAGCCCCCGTTGCGGGGACGATCTCACTGACTACTCTGGTGGCGGGGCGCCGCCGCGCGCCCTGCCCCCGGCCCCGGGACCCCGTGGCCCGCGGGCACCTGCGACTTGAGGAGTGACTCCCTCCAGCAATGGACGGATCGTCCGGTAGTACCCGCGCCGCCCTCTCTCCGGAGCCGGCGGCATCATGACCATCCCGCTACTCCTGCTCGGCGCCGCCTTCGTCCTGATCCTCGCCAACGGCTTCTTCGTGGCCGCCGAATTCGGCCTGGTCACCGTGGAGAAGCCGGAGGCCGAACGCGCCGCCGCCGATGGCGACCGCCGCGCCCGTACGGTGGTCAAGGCCCTGCGGGAGCTGTCCTTCCAGCTCTCCGGCACCCAGCTCGGCATCACCATCACCTCCCTCGTGGTCGGCATGCTGGCCCAGCCCGCGCTCGCCGCCCTGCTGTCCGCGCCGCTCACCGCGGCCGGCCTGCCCGCCGGGGCCGTGCCCTCCCTCGCCGTGGTCATCGGCATGCTGCTCGCCTCCGCCGTCCAGATGGTGGTCGGCGAGCTCGTCCCGAAGAACTGGGCGGTCTCCCGCCCGCTCCAGGTCGCCCGCTTCGTGGCCGGCCCGCAGCACCTCTTCTCCAGCGTCTTCCGCCCGGTCATCGCCGGCCTGAACGCCGTCGCGAACCGGCTCGTGCGGGCGCTGGGCGTGGAACCCGCCGAGGAGCTGGCCTCCGCCCGCACCCCCGGCGAACTCGTCTCCCTGGTCCGCCACTCGGCCCAGGCCGGCGCCCTCGAACAGGACACCGCCGACCTGTTCGTCCGTACCCTCTCGCTGGGCGAGCTCACGGCCCAGCACGTGATGACCCCGCGGGTGAAGGTCAGCGCCCTGCAGCAGACGGCCACCGCCGCCGACGTGCTGAACCTGACCCGGGCCACCGGCCTGTCCCGGTTCCCCGTCTACCGCGAGCGGATCGACGAGATCACCGGCGTGGTCCACCTCAAGGACGCCCTCGCCGTGTCCGAGCCGGAACGGGCCCGGACCGGTGTGGGCCTGATCGCCGTGCCGCCGCTGCTGGTCCCGGGCACCCTGCCCGTCCAGCCGCTGCTGGAACTGCTCCGCACCGAACAGCCGATGGCCGTGGTCGTCGACGAGTACGGGGGCACCGCCGGCGTGGTCACCCTGGAGGACATCGTCGAGGAACTCGTCGGCGAGGTCCGCGACGAACACGACCACGCCGAGGCCCGCCCCGAACTGGCCCCCGCCCCGGCCGAGGACGGCCGCCCGGCCTGGGAGGCCGACGGCAGCTGCCGCGTCCACACCCTCCGCCGGATAGGCCTGGAGGTCCCGGAAGGCCCGTACGAGACGGTCGCCGGCCTGGTCGCCGACCTGCTCGGCCGGATCCCCGCCCCCGGGGACCGGGCCGAACTGCCCGGCTGGAAGCTGTGCGTCCGCCAGGTCGGCCGCAACCGCGCGGAACGCGTCCGCCTGATCCCGGCCCCGGCCGTACCGGCGGCACTGGCACTGGCTGCCGCCCTGCCGGCCCCGCAGACCGCCGCCCATCTACCCCTTGACCGATCAGGCAACCGCTCCGAACTGGAAGGGGCCACCCGATGAGCGCGCTGCAACTGCTCTTCGCCCTCTTTCTGGTCCTGGCCAACGGCTTCTTCGTGGGCGCGGAATTCGCCCTGGTCTCGGTCCGCCGCAGCCAGATCGAACCCCTCGCCGCCGAGTCCAAGCGGGCCCGGCAGGTCCTGTACGGGCTGGAGAACCTGCCCCGCATGATGGCGGCGGCCCAGTTCGGCATCACGGTGTGCTCGCTCACCCTCGGCGCCGTCGCCGAGCCCACCGTGGCCCGGCTGCTGGAACCCGTCTTCCACGCCGCTCACGTCCCGGACGGCCTGATCCACCCGCTCGGCTACGCCGTCGCCCTGTCGGCGGTGGTCTTCCTGCACCTGGTCATCGGCGAGATGCTCCCCAAGAACCTCGCGATGGCCGCGCCCGAGCGGACGGCCCTGTGGTTCAGCCCCGGCCTGGTCGCCTTCGCGCGGCTCTGCGGGCCGGTCACCACCGCGCTCGGCGCCTGCGCGCACTGTGTGCTCCGCCTGTTCAAGGTGGAGCCGAAGGACGAGGTCGAGTCCGTCTACACCAGCGCCCAGCTGGGCCGGCTCGTCCAGGACTCCCGACTGGCGGGCCTGCTCGAACCGGTGGAACAGGAGCGCCTGGAAGACGCCCTGGAACTGGGCAGCCGCCCGGTCACCCATGTCCTGCTGCCGCGGGACCGCCTGGTCACGGTCCGCCCCTCGGCCACCCCGCACCAGATCGAGCAACTCACGGTCCGCACCGGCTACTCCCGCTTCCCGGTCCGCACGGACGCCGGCGCCTTCATGGGCTACGTCCACGTCAAGGACGTCCTCGACCTGGAGGACCGAGAACGAGCGGTACCGCAGCGGGCGTGGCGCCGCATGCCGACGCTGAGCGCGACGCTCCCGCTGGACGACGCGCTGACGGTCATGCGCAGGGACGCCACCCACCTGGCCCAGGTCGCCGACCCGACGGGCCGCATCCTGGGCCTGGTCGCCCTGGAGGACGTCCTGGAAATGCTGGTAGGCAAAGTCCACGACCCCGCCCACCGAGTCCCGGCGTAGCCGCCCCGGCCGGGGCGCGGGGCTCCGCCCCAGGGCCCGCGGGGCCGAGTCCCGGGCGGAGCCCCGGGAACCCGGTCGGGGGCCGCAGGCCCGGGTTCCCCGGCGTAGTTCGGGCCGCGGGCGACTCTCGGGGCTCCGCCCCAGGGCCCGCGGGCCTGGACGCGTGTCCGGCGCCGCAGGCCCCGGGTTCCGGGCGGGGCCCGGGGAACCAGGCGGGTGTGGGGCGCAGCCCTACGGGCGGGGTCGGGGCTCGCGGGGCCCCGGGTTCGGGCGGGGCCCGGGGAATCAGGCGGGTGTGGGGCGCAGCCCCACGAGCGGGGTCCGGGGCCGCAGGCCCCGGTTTCGGGAAGGGGCGGGGTGGGGCAATCCGCCGCGCAGCGGCCCAGTCCCGAAGCCCGGCCCCGCGTACTGGCCCGGCGTACCGGCCTGGCCCCGCGCAGCGGCCCGGCCTCGGGGCCCGGCCCCGCGTACGGCTCGGCCTCGCGCAGCGGCCTGGCCCGGCGTACCGGCTCGGCCCCGCGCAGCGGCCCGCCCGGCCCCCCGTACGGCGCGGCCCAGCGCTAAAGCCCCGGCTCCGACTGCGGTCCCCGCCCCGACAGGACCTCCCCGTACGCCTGCATCAAGTCCGGCAGCCGCAGCGTCGCCAGGTCCTCCCGCGATGGCGTTCCCCCGTACCCCGCCAACCGCAGATCCCGGTACGCACAGCTCTTCTCGTACAGCGTCCGCAGGAACCGCCCGTTGCCCAGCTCGTCGATCCAGCCCTGGTCCACCACGTGCCCGCTGATGCTCCGCAGCTCGTCCAGCGCCTCCTCGTCCCAGCGGTCCCCGTTCGACTCCGCCAGCACGCCCCCGATCGCCGTCAGCTCCAGCGGCCGGTAACTCGGGAAGTCCACCCGCGTGGTGAACCGCGAGGACAGCCCCGGGTTCGCGGCCAGCAGCCGGTCCATCCCCGCCGGATAGCCGGCCAGGATCACCACCAGGTGGTCCCGGTTGTCCTCCGCCCGCTTCAGCAGCACCTGCAACGCCTCGTCCCCGTACGCGTCGCCCTTGCTGTACCCCGAGTTCGACAGGCTGTACGCCTCGTCCACGAACAGCACCCCGCCGATCGCCGAATCGATCAGCTCGTTCGCCTTCACCGCGGTCTGGCCCAGGAACTCGCCCACCAGGTCCGCCCGCTGCGCCTCCACCAGATGGTCCCCGCCCAGCAGTCCCAGCGCGTAGAACACCCGCCCGAGGATCCGCGCCACCGTGGTCTTGCCCGTCCCGGACGGCCCCGAGAACACGAAGTGGCGTTTCGGCGGCTGCACCGGAAGGCCCTGCCCGGCCCGCAGCCGGGCCATGTGCAGCTGCGCCGAGAGCGCCTTGACCTGCCGCTTGACCGGTTCCAGGCCCACCATCCGCTCCAGCTCGGCCAGCGCCTCGGCGAGCAGCGCCGGGTCCGCCGGGCCGGGCGGCAGCCCGGCGGGCGCGGCCTGCGGCGGTACCGCGGCCTTCCGGCGTACGCCGTCCGTCCGGCCGCCCGGTCCCGGCGGCGGGACACCGGCCCCGGGCCCAGGCCCCGCAGCCGCCCCCGTCCCCGCGCCAGGCGGCGCCCCGGCGGACGGCCCGGCCGCCGGCCCCGCGAACCGCGGCTCCGCCGGCTCCCCGCCCAGTAACGGGTCCGGCTCCGCCAGGGTCGGCATCACCGCCGCGAAGTCACCGCCGACCGGCGACAGGTCGTACCCCTCCAGCCCGTCCGACTCGGCGGCGATGGCCGTCAACCGGGCCGCCGTGTCCATGAACGCCGGATCCACCCGGTGCACCGCCCGGTACAGCGGCAGCGCGGCGGCGCTGCGCCCCGTCCCCTCATGGGCCCGCGCCAGCCAGTACCGCAGCTCCTTGCGCTGCGGCTGCTCGCTGCGGCACCGCATCAGCGCCGCCGACAGCATCGGCTCCGCCTGCCCGTACATCTCCAGCCGGACCCGGGCCATCCCGCCGAACAGCCCCGCCTCGATGCCCAGCAGCGGATCGTCCACCAGCGGCTCGGTGTGCCGGACCAGCTGCTCCCAGTCCTTCACCAGATAGGCGCGGCAGGCGTGCAGGAACCGGACCTGGGCATCGGCGTCCACCGGTGGCAGGGCGGCGAGGGCCTGGTCCAGTTCGGGCACATGGCGGCCGTCCAGCCAGTGCGAGGCGTGCGCCAGCAGCAGATCGCGCCGGCTCTCCAGCACCGGCTGCACCCACCAGCCCAGCCAGTACCAGGAGTTGAGGGTCCGCCGGTGCCGGGCCCGCTGCTCCCCGAACCGGTCCCGGTGGGCGTACATCCGCAACAGCGCATGGGTGGTGTCCACCCGCAGCGCGTGCAGCCCCAGCCAGGCGTCCGCCATCGTGGGGTCGAGTCGTACGGCCGCCCGGAACTCCTCCTCGGCCTGCGGATAGGCGCCCATGGTGCAGGCGTCCACCCCGCGCAGCCAGGCGAGTTCGGCCGGGGCGTGCGCGCTGCCGCTGCCCTGCGTGCCGAAGTCCATCACGTCCCCCACAAGCCTGCCCCCGTGGTGCGCAGCAACCCCCGCATTGCACAGCCGAGTTGCCTCTGCGCCGATGAAATCAGGCTGGCATCGTACCTGCGGCCACGGACCTTACGCAGTGCGCCGGAGAGACGGATCCACCGGCGCCCCGACGGCATCAATGTCACACACAGTGAAGGGCGGGGGAGGGGGAGGAGCTGCGGAGGGCAGTACGAAGCCCCCGGTCACGGGGGAACAACCGGGGGCTTCGCGTCCGCAGTGGCCGTGTACGGCCACGCATTCAGAACGTAAGGCCGGTGCGGGCCCCAGGTCAAGCGGTGCCGGGCAGGCCGGCGCGAGCGGACCGGCCGGGCCGGTCAGGCCTGGGGGAGTTCGTCACCCTCGGTAACGGAACCGGGGGTTCCTGTCGTCCCACCCGCCCCGGAAGTCCACTCGTATCCCGTACCGCACTGGCGCACCAGGGTGTCGGCGAAGGGGCGTGAAGGATCGTCCGCGAAGTGCGCGAGCTCCGCGCGCTCCCAGCCGTCCCAGAAGAGGTCCAGTTCGCGCCCGTCCCGGTTCCGGCCGCGCCCCCAGGACAGCGTGCGCGGGGTTTCCATCCACAACAGCCGGGCCAGATGCGGGCGCAGCGCCCGCCGGCCCGCCCCCACGCCCTCCACCAGCAGCAGCGGAACGGGCTCCAGCACCCGCGCCGGGCCGAACCTGCGCTCCACCCAGTCGTACGGCGCCCAGTGCGCGGCCCGCCCCGTGGACAACGGCTCCAGCACCTGTCGGCGCAGCCGCTCCGTCCAGCCGAACAGCTCCTCGTGCGTGGCCACGTCGTCGAGGTGCAGCACGGGCACCCCGCCCAGCGCCTCGGCGAGCCGCTCCGCGAAGGTGCTCTTCCCGGACCCGGCGTGCCCGTCGATCCCGATCAGCCGCACCGGCCCCAGCGAGGGCGGCAGCACGGCGAGCTCCTGCGCGAGCCGGCGGAGCGGGTGAGAGGGCGGACGGAACTCTTCCACCCGCCCAAGCCTACGGGCGCGGGGGCCGGCCCCCGCGACCGGCGGCCCCCGCTACCGCCGGCCTCCGCTACCGCCGGCCCCGGCCGGCCCGGCGCCGGGGCGGCTGCGACACGCGCCCCGTACGCCCTGGCCCCGGGTGGCCCGACCTGGGAGGGTGGCGGGAGCTGCCGCCTCGACCGACCTGGGGGTCCCGCCCATGACCGAACTCACCCCGCGCCGGACCCTGCTGGCAGCCGCCCTCGCCGCAGCCGCCGCGGCGGGCGGCAGCCCCGCCGTCCAGTCCGCCTCGGCCGCCGCCCCCGGGAGCTCCGGCGCAGCCGCCGGCCCCACGGTGGACAACCGGTTCTGGTTCTCGTCCGCGGACTGGCAGGCCGGAACCCACCACGGCACCACCGCCGTCCCCGGCGCCCGCCCCGCCCTCGCCTTCGCCGCGCCCGCCGGCCGCACCGCGTACACCGACCCGCACACCGGCAGGCAGGGAACCTGGGAGTACGCGGCCTGGACCTCCCCGGTGCACCGGTCCGCCGTGCCCGCCACCGAGGTCATCGCCTCCTGGAACGCCCGCACCCCGGCCGGCAGCTGGCTCCAGACCGAACTCCGCGGCACCTACACCGACGGCACCGCCACCCCCTGGTACGTGATGGGCCGCTGGGCCTCCGGGGACGCCGACATCCGCCGCACCTCCGTCGACGGCCAGACCGACGGCCGCTCCACCGTATGGACCGACACCCTGGTCGTGGACGACCCGGCCAAGGGCCTGCGGCTGCGGGACTGGCAGCTCCGGCTGACCCTGTACCGCCGCCCCGGCGCCGACCTGCGCCCGGTGGTGTGGCTGGCCGGGGCGATGGCCTCCGATGTGCCCGACCGGTTCACCGTCCCCGCCTCCGGCCCCGGCCGGGCGGTGGCCGGCCACGGCCGGGAGCTGAAGGTGCCGCGGTACTCCCAGGAGACCCATGCCGGCCAGTACCCGGAGTACGACAACGGCGGCGAGGCCTGGTGCAGCCCCACCTCCTCCCAGATGGTCATCGAGTACTGGGGCCGGAAGGCCGCCCCGCAGGACCTGGCCTGGGTCCGGCCGGAGTACGCCGACCCGCAGGTCTGCCACGCGGCCCGGTCCACGTACGACCACGCCTACCGGGGCTGCGGGAACTGGCCCTTCAACGCCGCCTACGCAGCCACCTACCCGGACATGGCCGCCGTGGTGACCCGGCTGACCTGCCTCACCGACCTGGAGGCCCTGATCGCGGCCGGGATCCCGGTCATCACCTCCCAGTCCTTCCGCGAGGGCGAGCTGACCGGCGCCGGATACGGCACGGCGGGCCATCTGATGACGGTCGTCGGGTTCACCCCGGCCGGCGATGTGATCGCCAACGACCCGCACGCGCCGACCAACGCCGCCGTCCGCCGGGTCTACCGCCGCCGCGAGTGGGAGAACGTCTGGCTCCGGACCAAGCGGTACAACGCGTCGGGCAAGGCCGTCTCCGGCAGCGGCGGCGTCTGCTACCTCTACGTCCCCGCCCTTCCGGACCCCGGCCGGACGGCCGCACTGCGGGCGGTCGGAGTGCTCTGAAAACCCTGCATGACCTGCAAACAAACGGGCATAAGGTGGACATAAAGGGCAATCGAGTACGTCTCTAGGAGGCGGCCCGCCATGACCACCCATCCGAGAATTGAGCAGCACCCCGACCTCGCCGAGATGCGCACGCGGTTCGAGCGGGTGACGAGCACCCCCCGAGCCCAGGCCGTGGAGACACTGGCCCTCATCACCGGCCTGTACCTGGCGGCCTCGCCCTGGATCGCCGGGTTCAGCGGGCTCGGCCCGCTGGCCGTCAACAACCTGATCACGGGCCTCGCGTTCTGCGTCTGCATGAGCGGCCTGGGCTCCGCCTACGAGCGCACCCACGCGATGGCCTGGACGGCGGTCGCGCTGGGTGCCTGGACCATCATCGCCCCGTGGGTCATCGCGGGGGAGATGGACACCACCCGCAGCGTGGTCAGCAACGTGATCGCCGGTGGCGTGGCCCTGTGCCTCGGCCTCGCCATGGTGGCCATGGCGGGACGTGATCGAGACACCGTCTGACCTCGGGAAACACCGAAGGGCGGGGGTGTGGGCCCCGGCGGCAGTGACCAACGTCTCTACCGCCGGGGCCCCGGTCGCTGGCACATTGGAGGGACACCGGGGGGTGTCCGTTCACTGCCAGACGATCGTGAGAACACCCATGACTGCGAACACCGCCGCCCTCGCCCGCGCCCGCAAGCTGACCCGGACCGGCGGTCCGAAGGACGACTCCAAGTGGCTCGAGAACGTCCTCGGCTGGACCCTGGTGGTCGTCGTGGCCATGTTCGTCACCCAGG
This window harbors:
- a CDS encoding nicotinamide riboside transporter PnuC produces the protein MSAVDWLNSEAFTVLGQHILWSDMIGNTIGLIALALGWRRSIWTWPAQFLSGAILFVAFAAGHLTGSAGKQVVVMLVAAWGFWQWNRGRQQAQDGTIAVRFASWTERGLLAGAAALGTVAVALLFTAYPSLSWDPWPDAYIFVGTVVAMYAQSRGLVEFWFAWLLVDLVGVPLNFANGYAFSGFVYILYGALVLWGMRDWWLRSRTHTAQALEGATA
- a CDS encoding bifunctional 3,4-dihydroxy-2-butanone-4-phosphate synthase/GTP cyclohydrolase II, whose protein sequence is MTTDEFFALDPVEQAIRDIAAGRPVVVVDDEDRENEGDLVIAAEKATPEIVAFMMSECRGLICAPMESDELERLELPQMVGNNTESMKTAFTVSVDASAAHGVSTGISAADRATTLRLLANGTSEPSDFVRPGHVFPLRAKPGGVLTRNGHTEAAVDLARLAGLRPAGAIVEIAGEDGVMLRLPELIPFARKHGLTIISIEDLIAYRRSAEPTVRREAEVSLPTAFGEFTAYGYRSTVDGVEHIALVHGEIGDGEDIVVRMHSECLTGDIFHSLRCDCGPQLHASMERIRQAGRGVVVYLRGHEGRGIGLVSKLRAYELQERGRDTLDANLELGLPADARDYGAGAQILADLGVHSVRLLTNNPDKAAALIRHGIVVAEREAMPVEAGEHNLRYLRTKRDRMGHDLPWLDAAMSASTCGNQ
- the ribH gene encoding 6,7-dimethyl-8-ribityllumazine synthase; its protein translation is MSGKGAPELSVKNCGDLRVAVIAAQWHEKVMDGLVDGALRALHELGIDEPTVLRVPGSFELPVVAKVLAGRGYDAIVALGVVIRGGTPHFDYVCQGVTQGLVQVSLETGVPVGFGVLTCDNEEQALDRAGLEGSNEDKGHEAVTAAVSTAMTLRTVSEPWR
- a CDS encoding phosphoribosyl-ATP diphosphatase, whose product is MANETSKTFEELFSELQAKADGDPSTSRTAELVGKGVHAIGKKVVEEAAEVWMAAEYEGKEAAAEEISQLLYHVQVMMVARGISLDDVYKHL
- the hisG gene encoding ATP phosphoribosyltransferase, which gives rise to MLRIAVPNKGSLSGPASEMLHEAGYRQRKESKELVTVDPDNEVEFFYLRPKDIAIYVASGKLDIGITGRDLLLDSGANAEEILPLNFGRSTFRYATKPGTAKGPEDFQGMTIATSYEGIVAKHLADQGIDASVVHLDGAVETAIQLGVAEIIADVVETGTSLRNAGLHVIGEPILKSEAVVIRRNGADADNPQVQQFLRRLQGVLVARTYVMMDYDCRAEHLERAVALTPGLESPTVSPLHNEGWVAVRAMVPAKDAQRIMDDLYELGARAILTTSIHACRL
- a CDS encoding PH domain-containing protein — its product is MSADQPPVPATPATPATPVPPALPALPVTFRPTRTRVVLLGVGAAMFATITVVALMLERLTTGERISFVFVAVLLSSVLVLLSRPKVVADESGVTVVNLTTTRRLEWAEILRVNLRQGDPWVFLDLSDGTSLPALGIQPGVARNQAIADARALRGLAETRGTGSREN
- a CDS encoding hemolysin family protein, whose amino-acid sequence is MTIPLLLLGAAFVLILANGFFVAAEFGLVTVEKPEAERAAADGDRRARTVVKALRELSFQLSGTQLGITITSLVVGMLAQPALAALLSAPLTAAGLPAGAVPSLAVVIGMLLASAVQMVVGELVPKNWAVSRPLQVARFVAGPQHLFSSVFRPVIAGLNAVANRLVRALGVEPAEELASARTPGELVSLVRHSAQAGALEQDTADLFVRTLSLGELTAQHVMTPRVKVSALQQTATAADVLNLTRATGLSRFPVYRERIDEITGVVHLKDALAVSEPERARTGVGLIAVPPLLVPGTLPVQPLLELLRTEQPMAVVVDEYGGTAGVVTLEDIVEELVGEVRDEHDHAEARPELAPAPAEDGRPAWEADGSCRVHTLRRIGLEVPEGPYETVAGLVADLLGRIPAPGDRAELPGWKLCVRQVGRNRAERVRLIPAPAVPAALALAAALPAPQTAAHLPLDRSGNRSELEGATR
- a CDS encoding hemolysin family protein, whose protein sequence is MSALQLLFALFLVLANGFFVGAEFALVSVRRSQIEPLAAESKRARQVLYGLENLPRMMAAAQFGITVCSLTLGAVAEPTVARLLEPVFHAAHVPDGLIHPLGYAVALSAVVFLHLVIGEMLPKNLAMAAPERTALWFSPGLVAFARLCGPVTTALGACAHCVLRLFKVEPKDEVESVYTSAQLGRLVQDSRLAGLLEPVEQERLEDALELGSRPVTHVLLPRDRLVTVRPSATPHQIEQLTVRTGYSRFPVRTDAGAFMGYVHVKDVLDLEDRERAVPQRAWRRMPTLSATLPLDDALTVMRRDATHLAQVADPTGRILGLVALEDVLEMLVGKVHDPAHRVPA
- a CDS encoding AAA family ATPase, with amino-acid sequence MDFGTQGSGSAHAPAELAWLRGVDACTMGAYPQAEEEFRAAVRLDPTMADAWLGLHALRVDTTHALLRMYAHRDRFGEQRARHRRTLNSWYWLGWWVQPVLESRRDLLLAHASHWLDGRHVPELDQALAALPPVDADAQVRFLHACRAYLVKDWEQLVRHTEPLVDDPLLGIEAGLFGGMARVRLEMYGQAEPMLSAALMRCRSEQPQRKELRYWLARAHEGTGRSAAALPLYRAVHRVDPAFMDTAARLTAIAAESDGLEGYDLSPVGGDFAAVMPTLAEPDPLLGGEPAEPRFAGPAAGPSAGAPPGAGTGAAAGPGPGAGVPPPGPGGRTDGVRRKAAVPPQAAPAGLPPGPADPALLAEALAELERMVGLEPVKRQVKALSAQLHMARLRAGQGLPVQPPKRHFVFSGPSGTGKTTVARILGRVFYALGLLGGDHLVEAQRADLVGEFLGQTAVKANELIDSAIGGVLFVDEAYSLSNSGYSKGDAYGDEALQVLLKRAEDNRDHLVVILAGYPAGMDRLLAANPGLSSRFTTRVDFPSYRPLELTAIGGVLAESNGDRWDEEALDELRSISGHVVDQGWIDELGNGRFLRTLYEKSCAYRDLRLAGYGGTPSREDLATLRLPDLMQAYGEVLSGRGPQSEPGL